In Sphaeramia orbicularis chromosome 10, fSphaOr1.1, whole genome shotgun sequence, the following proteins share a genomic window:
- the LOC115426961 gene encoding catenin delta-1 isoform X4: MEQCESAAALLESVREQEVQFEQLTRALEEERRRVGLPATSPSALGHPLPHKQNGRLGDADIERLKLTDSYINGTQYRMVDPAHGVLDDSYTPEDDSHEAHSVFSDEGTTRRQDNGMKKPMSRTVMPSDSLSIDGGLSVPGMGGYSATLDRPYRQTGVPDYPTATVPRNYHYGPVGGYDDYRGGPPSEAYTSLSRGSHMDDRYRPVDGYRTLDSGYRAPSRQQLDPYAAQPQVGRGMRAMGSAMEMRYGHGHYGLEDDQRSVGYDDYGMGPPPMHPGGYGTMPRLGPGPGGMDRRRLRSCEDTLDGDVGVEPYAWGVPMTMDRGSMASLDSTLRKAPPTSWRQPELPEVIAMLSYRLDPVKTNAAAFLQHLTFKNDKVKSDVRRLKGIPALVSLLDHPNKEVHHSACGALKNISFGRDQDNKIAIKNCDGVPALVRLLRKTHDQDLTDTITGTLWNLSSHDSVKMEIVDHALHALADEVIVPHSGWERGSNGGEESCKPRHLEWETALTNTAGCLRNVSSERSEARRKLRECTGLVDSLMYIVQSQINRKDVDNKLVENCVCLLRNLSYQVHREIPGCERYADTTPLNHGPATANKGGCFGSRKGKDEWFSKGKKDGDDGSADKVDIPKRTTPAKGYELLFQPEVVRVYTSLLRESKNPSVLEAAAGAIQNLCAGRWMYGRYIRATVRLEKGLPMMAELLAHGNDRVVRAMSGALRNLAIDNRNCELLGLHAVPHLVANLPGGQSQSGRTLSEETVVSVLSTLAEVLGNSLEAAKTLRASQGIERLVLINKDGKRSDREVRGAGQVLQLVWAHKELRRPLEKDGWKKTDFMVNLNPAIGTTNGPSTQSNGTYEDSTTPLLDRGEKRDMIPLNDLGPEAYSTLDQRGERRHTLEETTDTLPKN; the protein is encoded by the exons ATGGAGCAGTGTGAGAGCGCGGCGGCTCTGCTGGAGTCGGTCAGGGAGCAGGAGGTGCAGTTTGAACAGCTGACACGGGcgctggaggaggagaggaggagagtggGCCTCCCCGCCACCAGCCCCTCGGCCCTGGGTCACCCCCTCCCCCACAAGCAG AACGGGCGCTTAGGTGATGCAGACATAGAACGACTGAAACTGACTGACTCATATATAAACGGCACACAG TACAGGATGGTGGACCCTGCACACGGCGTTCTTGATGACAGCTACACACCAGAGGATGACTCCCATGAAGCACACTCGGTATTTTCTGATGAGGGAACCACACGACGGCAAGATAATGGG ATGAAGAAACCAATGTCACGCACAGTCATGCCATCTGACTCACTGTCCATTGATGGGGGCTTGTCTGTGCCCGGTATGGGCGGCTACAGCGCTACACTGGATCGTCCTTACAGGCAGACTGGAGTACCAGACTACCCCACTGCCACAGTGCCCAGAAACTACCACTATGGTCCTGTAGGTGGTTATGATGACTACCGGGGAGGCCCACCATCAGAGGCTTACACAAGTCTGAGCAGGGGCTCTCACATGGACGATCGCTACAG ACCAGTTGATGGCTACAGAACCCTAGATTCTGGGTACCGGGCCCCAAGCCGTCAGCAGCTTGACCCCTATGCAGCGCAGCCCCAGGTGGGCCGGGGTATGAGGGCCATGGGCTCAGCAATGGAGATGCGTTATGGTCACGGACACTACGGCCTGGAAGATGACCAGCGTAGTGTGGGATATGATGACTATGGGATGGGGCCTCCACCAATGCACCCTGGTGGATATGGTACCATGCCACGCCTGGGGCCTGGCCCCGGAGGCATGGACAGACGGAGACTCAG GAGTTGTGAGGACACTTTGGACGGAGATGTCGGCGTTGAACCATACGCATGGGGCGTTCCCATGACAATGGATAGAGGGAGCATGGCTTCACTGGACAGCACACTTAGAAAGGCTCCTCCCACTTCATGGAGACAGCCAGAGCTGCCAGAGGTGATCGCTATGTTGAGCTACCGTTTGGACCCTGTCAAAACCAACGCTGCCGCCTTCTTGCAGCATCTCACATTCAAAAATGACAAG GTCAAGTCAGATGTGCGTCGTCTGAAGGGCATCCCAGCTCTGGTGTCACTGCTAGATCATCCCAACAAAGAGGTTCACCACTCGGCCTGTGGAGCACTGAAGAACATTTCCTTTGGCCGAGACCAAGACAACAAGATTGCTATCAAAAACTGCGATGGGGTGCCAGCTTTAGTCAGGTTACTAAGGAAAACACATGACCAAGACCTTACTGACACCATTACAG GCACTTTGTGGAACCTCTCATCACATGACTCTGTAAAGATGGAAATTGTGGACCACGCTCTGCACGCATTAGCAGATGAGGTAATAGTGCCACACTCAGGGTGGGAGCGAGGTAGTAATGGTGGAGAAGAGAGCTGCAAACCACGCCATTTGGAATGGGAGACTGCCTTGACCAACACAGCAGGCTGCCTTAG GAATGTGAGTTCAGAACGCAGTGAGGCCAGGCGAAAGCTGAGAGAGTGTACTGGATTGGTGGATTCACTCATGTACATTGTCCAATCACAGATCAACCGCAAAGATGTGGATAATAAG TTGGTGGAGAACTGTGTCTGCCTCTTGAGGAATCTGTCCTATCAGGTTCACCGTGAGATCCCTGGCTGTGAACGCTACGCAGACACCACACCCCTCAACCACGGACCTGCCACTGCTAACAAAGGTGGCTGTTTTGGCTCTCGAAAGGGCAAAG ATGAATGGTTTTCCAAAG GAAAGAAGGATGGAGATGATGGGAGTGCAGATAAAGTTGATATTCCAAAGAGGACAACACCTGCCAAAG GTTATGAGCTACTGTTCCAACCAGAGGTGGTGCGTGTCTACACATCGCTGCTCAGAGAGAGCAAGAACCCGTCTGTACTGGAGGCCGCTGCTGGTGCCATCCAGAACCTGTGTGCAGGCCGGTGGATG TACGGTCGGTATATTCGGGCCACTGTGCGTCTAGAGAAGGGACTCCCAATGATGGCTGAGTTACTGGCCCACGGCAATGACCGAGTGGTTCGGGCAATGTCCGGAGCTTTGAGGAACCTCGCCATTGACAACCGCAACTGTGAACTGCTTG GTTTGCATGCAGTGCCTCACCTTGTGGCCAACCTACCTGGAGGTCAGAGTCAATCTGGGCGCACTCTGTCAGAGGAGACAGTGGTGTCTGTACTGAGCACACTTGCAGAAGTACTTGGCAACAGTCTGGAGGCAGCAAAAACCCTCCGAGCCTCACAGGGTATTGAGAGGCTAGTGCTCATCAACAAGGACGG TAAACGTTCAGACCGTGAGGTGCGGGGGGCAGGACAGGTGCTGCAGCTCGTCTGGGCCCATAAGGAGCTGCGTCGGCCTCTGGAGAAAGACGGTTGGAAGAAGACGGACTTCATGGTCAACCTCAATCCCGCCATTGGCACCACCAACGGGCCCAGCACCCAGTCCAATGGCACCTATGAGGACAGCACCACACCGCTGctggacagag GAGAGAAAAGAGACATGATTCCTTTAAATGACCTTGGCCCTG AAGCCTATTCTACACTGGACCAGAGGGGGGAGAGGAGACACACTCTGGAAGAGACCACAGACACTTTACCG AAAAACTGA
- the LOC115426961 gene encoding catenin delta-1 isoform X3, producing the protein MEQCESAAALLESVREQEVQFEQLTRALEEERRRVGLPATSPSALGHPLPHKQNGRLGDADIERLKLTDSYINGTQYRMVDPAHGVLDDSYTPEDDSHEAHSVFSDEGTTRRQDNGMKKPMSRTVMPSDSLSIDGGLSVPGMGGYSATLDRPYRQTGVPDYPTATVPRNYHYGPVGGYDDYRGGPPSEAYTSLSRGSHMDDRYRPVDGYRTLDSGYRAPSRQQLDPYAAQPQVGRGMRAMGSAMEMRYGHGHYGLEDDQRSVGYDDYGMGPPPMHPGGYGTMPRLGPGPGGMDRRRLRSCEDTLDGDVGVEPYAWGVPMTMDRGSMASLDSTLRKAPPTSWRQPELPEVIAMLSYRLDPVKTNAAAFLQHLTFKNDKVKSDVRRLKGIPALVSLLDHPNKEVHHSACGALKNISFGRDQDNKIAIKNCDGVPALVRLLRKTHDQDLTDTITGTLWNLSSHDSVKMEIVDHALHALADEVIVPHSGWERGSNGGEESCKPRHLEWETALTNTAGCLRNVSSERSEARRKLRECTGLVDSLMYIVQSQINRKDVDNKLVENCVCLLRNLSYQVHREIPGCERYADTTPLNHGPATANKGGCFGSRKGKDEWFSKGKKDGDDGSADKVDIPKRTTPAKGYELLFQPEVVRVYTSLLRESKNPSVLEAAAGAIQNLCAGRWMYGRYIRATVRLEKGLPMMAELLAHGNDRVVRAMSGALRNLAIDNRNCELLGLHAVPHLVANLPGGQSQSGRTLSEETVVSVLSTLAEVLGNSLEAAKTLRASQGIERLVLINKDGKRSDREVRGAGQVLQLVWAHKELRRPLEKDGWKKTDFMVNLNPAIGTTNGPSTQSNGTYEDSTTPLLDRGEKRDMIPLNDLGPEAYSTLDQRGERRHTLEETTDTLPRGVYGGRKGSLPLLDSYDG; encoded by the exons ATGGAGCAGTGTGAGAGCGCGGCGGCTCTGCTGGAGTCGGTCAGGGAGCAGGAGGTGCAGTTTGAACAGCTGACACGGGcgctggaggaggagaggaggagagtggGCCTCCCCGCCACCAGCCCCTCGGCCCTGGGTCACCCCCTCCCCCACAAGCAG AACGGGCGCTTAGGTGATGCAGACATAGAACGACTGAAACTGACTGACTCATATATAAACGGCACACAG TACAGGATGGTGGACCCTGCACACGGCGTTCTTGATGACAGCTACACACCAGAGGATGACTCCCATGAAGCACACTCGGTATTTTCTGATGAGGGAACCACACGACGGCAAGATAATGGG ATGAAGAAACCAATGTCACGCACAGTCATGCCATCTGACTCACTGTCCATTGATGGGGGCTTGTCTGTGCCCGGTATGGGCGGCTACAGCGCTACACTGGATCGTCCTTACAGGCAGACTGGAGTACCAGACTACCCCACTGCCACAGTGCCCAGAAACTACCACTATGGTCCTGTAGGTGGTTATGATGACTACCGGGGAGGCCCACCATCAGAGGCTTACACAAGTCTGAGCAGGGGCTCTCACATGGACGATCGCTACAG ACCAGTTGATGGCTACAGAACCCTAGATTCTGGGTACCGGGCCCCAAGCCGTCAGCAGCTTGACCCCTATGCAGCGCAGCCCCAGGTGGGCCGGGGTATGAGGGCCATGGGCTCAGCAATGGAGATGCGTTATGGTCACGGACACTACGGCCTGGAAGATGACCAGCGTAGTGTGGGATATGATGACTATGGGATGGGGCCTCCACCAATGCACCCTGGTGGATATGGTACCATGCCACGCCTGGGGCCTGGCCCCGGAGGCATGGACAGACGGAGACTCAG GAGTTGTGAGGACACTTTGGACGGAGATGTCGGCGTTGAACCATACGCATGGGGCGTTCCCATGACAATGGATAGAGGGAGCATGGCTTCACTGGACAGCACACTTAGAAAGGCTCCTCCCACTTCATGGAGACAGCCAGAGCTGCCAGAGGTGATCGCTATGTTGAGCTACCGTTTGGACCCTGTCAAAACCAACGCTGCCGCCTTCTTGCAGCATCTCACATTCAAAAATGACAAG GTCAAGTCAGATGTGCGTCGTCTGAAGGGCATCCCAGCTCTGGTGTCACTGCTAGATCATCCCAACAAAGAGGTTCACCACTCGGCCTGTGGAGCACTGAAGAACATTTCCTTTGGCCGAGACCAAGACAACAAGATTGCTATCAAAAACTGCGATGGGGTGCCAGCTTTAGTCAGGTTACTAAGGAAAACACATGACCAAGACCTTACTGACACCATTACAG GCACTTTGTGGAACCTCTCATCACATGACTCTGTAAAGATGGAAATTGTGGACCACGCTCTGCACGCATTAGCAGATGAGGTAATAGTGCCACACTCAGGGTGGGAGCGAGGTAGTAATGGTGGAGAAGAGAGCTGCAAACCACGCCATTTGGAATGGGAGACTGCCTTGACCAACACAGCAGGCTGCCTTAG GAATGTGAGTTCAGAACGCAGTGAGGCCAGGCGAAAGCTGAGAGAGTGTACTGGATTGGTGGATTCACTCATGTACATTGTCCAATCACAGATCAACCGCAAAGATGTGGATAATAAG TTGGTGGAGAACTGTGTCTGCCTCTTGAGGAATCTGTCCTATCAGGTTCACCGTGAGATCCCTGGCTGTGAACGCTACGCAGACACCACACCCCTCAACCACGGACCTGCCACTGCTAACAAAGGTGGCTGTTTTGGCTCTCGAAAGGGCAAAG ATGAATGGTTTTCCAAAG GAAAGAAGGATGGAGATGATGGGAGTGCAGATAAAGTTGATATTCCAAAGAGGACAACACCTGCCAAAG GTTATGAGCTACTGTTCCAACCAGAGGTGGTGCGTGTCTACACATCGCTGCTCAGAGAGAGCAAGAACCCGTCTGTACTGGAGGCCGCTGCTGGTGCCATCCAGAACCTGTGTGCAGGCCGGTGGATG TACGGTCGGTATATTCGGGCCACTGTGCGTCTAGAGAAGGGACTCCCAATGATGGCTGAGTTACTGGCCCACGGCAATGACCGAGTGGTTCGGGCAATGTCCGGAGCTTTGAGGAACCTCGCCATTGACAACCGCAACTGTGAACTGCTTG GTTTGCATGCAGTGCCTCACCTTGTGGCCAACCTACCTGGAGGTCAGAGTCAATCTGGGCGCACTCTGTCAGAGGAGACAGTGGTGTCTGTACTGAGCACACTTGCAGAAGTACTTGGCAACAGTCTGGAGGCAGCAAAAACCCTCCGAGCCTCACAGGGTATTGAGAGGCTAGTGCTCATCAACAAGGACGG TAAACGTTCAGACCGTGAGGTGCGGGGGGCAGGACAGGTGCTGCAGCTCGTCTGGGCCCATAAGGAGCTGCGTCGGCCTCTGGAGAAAGACGGTTGGAAGAAGACGGACTTCATGGTCAACCTCAATCCCGCCATTGGCACCACCAACGGGCCCAGCACCCAGTCCAATGGCACCTATGAGGACAGCACCACACCGCTGctggacagag GAGAGAAAAGAGACATGATTCCTTTAAATGACCTTGGCCCTG AAGCCTATTCTACACTGGACCAGAGGGGGGAGAGGAGACACACTCTGGAAGAGACCACAGACACTTTACCG CGAGGGGTATATGGGGGCAGAAAGGGCTCCCTGCCCCTGTTGGACTCCTACGATGGTtag
- the LOC115426961 gene encoding catenin delta-1 isoform X2: MEQCESAAALLESVREQEVQFEQLTRALEEERRRVGLPATSPSALGHPLPHKQNGRLGDADIERLKLTDSYINGTQYRMVDPAHGVLDDSYTPEDDSHEAHSVFSDEGTTRRQDNGMKKPMSRTVMPSDSLSIDGGLSVPGMGGYSATLDRPYRQTGVPDYPTATVPRNYHYGPVGGYDDYRGGPPSEAYTSLSRGSHMDDRYRPVDGYRTLDSGYRAPSRQQLDPYAAQPQVGRGMRAMGSAMEMRYGHGHYGLEDDQRSVGYDDYGMGPPPMHPGGYGTMPRLGPGPGGMDRRRLRSCEDTLDGDVGVEPYAWGVPMTMDRGSMASLDSTLRKAPPTSWRQPELPEVIAMLSYRLDPVKTNAAAFLQHLTFKNDKVKSDVRRLKGIPALVSLLDHPNKEVHHSACGALKNISFGRDQDNKIAIKNCDGVPALVRLLRKTHDQDLTDTITGTLWNLSSHDSVKMEIVDHALHALADEVIVPHSGWERGSNGGEESCKPRHLEWETALTNTAGCLRNVSSERSEARRKLRECTGLVDSLMYIVQSQINRKDVDNKLVENCVCLLRNLSYQVHREIPGCERYADTTPLNHGPATANKGGCFGSRKGKGKKDGDDGSADKVDIPKRTTPAKGYELLFQPEVVRVYTSLLRESKNPSVLEAAAGAIQNLCAGRWMYGRYIRATVRLEKGLPMMAELLAHGNDRVVRAMSGALRNLAIDNRNCELLGLHAVPHLVANLPGGQSQSGRTLSEETVVSVLSTLAEVLGNSLEAAKTLRASQGIERLVLINKDGKRSDREVRGAGQVLQLVWAHKELRRPLEKDGWKKTDFMVNLNPAIGTTNGPSTQSNGTYEDSTTPLLDRGEKRDMIPLNDLGPEAYSTLDQRGERRHTLEETTDTLPRGVYGGRKGSLPLLDSYDEKLIVCITQTGPSLPYHCY; encoded by the exons ATGGAGCAGTGTGAGAGCGCGGCGGCTCTGCTGGAGTCGGTCAGGGAGCAGGAGGTGCAGTTTGAACAGCTGACACGGGcgctggaggaggagaggaggagagtggGCCTCCCCGCCACCAGCCCCTCGGCCCTGGGTCACCCCCTCCCCCACAAGCAG AACGGGCGCTTAGGTGATGCAGACATAGAACGACTGAAACTGACTGACTCATATATAAACGGCACACAG TACAGGATGGTGGACCCTGCACACGGCGTTCTTGATGACAGCTACACACCAGAGGATGACTCCCATGAAGCACACTCGGTATTTTCTGATGAGGGAACCACACGACGGCAAGATAATGGG ATGAAGAAACCAATGTCACGCACAGTCATGCCATCTGACTCACTGTCCATTGATGGGGGCTTGTCTGTGCCCGGTATGGGCGGCTACAGCGCTACACTGGATCGTCCTTACAGGCAGACTGGAGTACCAGACTACCCCACTGCCACAGTGCCCAGAAACTACCACTATGGTCCTGTAGGTGGTTATGATGACTACCGGGGAGGCCCACCATCAGAGGCTTACACAAGTCTGAGCAGGGGCTCTCACATGGACGATCGCTACAG ACCAGTTGATGGCTACAGAACCCTAGATTCTGGGTACCGGGCCCCAAGCCGTCAGCAGCTTGACCCCTATGCAGCGCAGCCCCAGGTGGGCCGGGGTATGAGGGCCATGGGCTCAGCAATGGAGATGCGTTATGGTCACGGACACTACGGCCTGGAAGATGACCAGCGTAGTGTGGGATATGATGACTATGGGATGGGGCCTCCACCAATGCACCCTGGTGGATATGGTACCATGCCACGCCTGGGGCCTGGCCCCGGAGGCATGGACAGACGGAGACTCAG GAGTTGTGAGGACACTTTGGACGGAGATGTCGGCGTTGAACCATACGCATGGGGCGTTCCCATGACAATGGATAGAGGGAGCATGGCTTCACTGGACAGCACACTTAGAAAGGCTCCTCCCACTTCATGGAGACAGCCAGAGCTGCCAGAGGTGATCGCTATGTTGAGCTACCGTTTGGACCCTGTCAAAACCAACGCTGCCGCCTTCTTGCAGCATCTCACATTCAAAAATGACAAG GTCAAGTCAGATGTGCGTCGTCTGAAGGGCATCCCAGCTCTGGTGTCACTGCTAGATCATCCCAACAAAGAGGTTCACCACTCGGCCTGTGGAGCACTGAAGAACATTTCCTTTGGCCGAGACCAAGACAACAAGATTGCTATCAAAAACTGCGATGGGGTGCCAGCTTTAGTCAGGTTACTAAGGAAAACACATGACCAAGACCTTACTGACACCATTACAG GCACTTTGTGGAACCTCTCATCACATGACTCTGTAAAGATGGAAATTGTGGACCACGCTCTGCACGCATTAGCAGATGAGGTAATAGTGCCACACTCAGGGTGGGAGCGAGGTAGTAATGGTGGAGAAGAGAGCTGCAAACCACGCCATTTGGAATGGGAGACTGCCTTGACCAACACAGCAGGCTGCCTTAG GAATGTGAGTTCAGAACGCAGTGAGGCCAGGCGAAAGCTGAGAGAGTGTACTGGATTGGTGGATTCACTCATGTACATTGTCCAATCACAGATCAACCGCAAAGATGTGGATAATAAG TTGGTGGAGAACTGTGTCTGCCTCTTGAGGAATCTGTCCTATCAGGTTCACCGTGAGATCCCTGGCTGTGAACGCTACGCAGACACCACACCCCTCAACCACGGACCTGCCACTGCTAACAAAGGTGGCTGTTTTGGCTCTCGAAAGGGCAAAG GAAAGAAGGATGGAGATGATGGGAGTGCAGATAAAGTTGATATTCCAAAGAGGACAACACCTGCCAAAG GTTATGAGCTACTGTTCCAACCAGAGGTGGTGCGTGTCTACACATCGCTGCTCAGAGAGAGCAAGAACCCGTCTGTACTGGAGGCCGCTGCTGGTGCCATCCAGAACCTGTGTGCAGGCCGGTGGATG TACGGTCGGTATATTCGGGCCACTGTGCGTCTAGAGAAGGGACTCCCAATGATGGCTGAGTTACTGGCCCACGGCAATGACCGAGTGGTTCGGGCAATGTCCGGAGCTTTGAGGAACCTCGCCATTGACAACCGCAACTGTGAACTGCTTG GTTTGCATGCAGTGCCTCACCTTGTGGCCAACCTACCTGGAGGTCAGAGTCAATCTGGGCGCACTCTGTCAGAGGAGACAGTGGTGTCTGTACTGAGCACACTTGCAGAAGTACTTGGCAACAGTCTGGAGGCAGCAAAAACCCTCCGAGCCTCACAGGGTATTGAGAGGCTAGTGCTCATCAACAAGGACGG TAAACGTTCAGACCGTGAGGTGCGGGGGGCAGGACAGGTGCTGCAGCTCGTCTGGGCCCATAAGGAGCTGCGTCGGCCTCTGGAGAAAGACGGTTGGAAGAAGACGGACTTCATGGTCAACCTCAATCCCGCCATTGGCACCACCAACGGGCCCAGCACCCAGTCCAATGGCACCTATGAGGACAGCACCACACCGCTGctggacagag GAGAGAAAAGAGACATGATTCCTTTAAATGACCTTGGCCCTG AAGCCTATTCTACACTGGACCAGAGGGGGGAGAGGAGACACACTCTGGAAGAGACCACAGACACTTTACCG CGAGGGGTATATGGGGGCAGAAAGGGCTCCCTGCCCCTGTTGGACTCCTACGATG AAAAACTGATCGTGTGCATCACCCAGACCGGGCCGTCCCTGCCCTACCACTGCTACTGA
- the LOC115426961 gene encoding catenin delta-1 isoform X1: MEQCESAAALLESVREQEVQFEQLTRALEEERRRVGLPATSPSALGHPLPHKQNGRLGDADIERLKLTDSYINGTQYRMVDPAHGVLDDSYTPEDDSHEAHSVFSDEGTTRRQDNGMKKPMSRTVMPSDSLSIDGGLSVPGMGGYSATLDRPYRQTGVPDYPTATVPRNYHYGPVGGYDDYRGGPPSEAYTSLSRGSHMDDRYRPVDGYRTLDSGYRAPSRQQLDPYAAQPQVGRGMRAMGSAMEMRYGHGHYGLEDDQRSVGYDDYGMGPPPMHPGGYGTMPRLGPGPGGMDRRRLRSCEDTLDGDVGVEPYAWGVPMTMDRGSMASLDSTLRKAPPTSWRQPELPEVIAMLSYRLDPVKTNAAAFLQHLTFKNDKVKSDVRRLKGIPALVSLLDHPNKEVHHSACGALKNISFGRDQDNKIAIKNCDGVPALVRLLRKTHDQDLTDTITGTLWNLSSHDSVKMEIVDHALHALADEVIVPHSGWERGSNGGEESCKPRHLEWETALTNTAGCLRNVSSERSEARRKLRECTGLVDSLMYIVQSQINRKDVDNKLVENCVCLLRNLSYQVHREIPGCERYADTTPLNHGPATANKGGCFGSRKGKDEWFSKGKKDGDDGSADKVDIPKRTTPAKGYELLFQPEVVRVYTSLLRESKNPSVLEAAAGAIQNLCAGRWMYGRYIRATVRLEKGLPMMAELLAHGNDRVVRAMSGALRNLAIDNRNCELLGLHAVPHLVANLPGGQSQSGRTLSEETVVSVLSTLAEVLGNSLEAAKTLRASQGIERLVLINKDGKRSDREVRGAGQVLQLVWAHKELRRPLEKDGWKKTDFMVNLNPAIGTTNGPSTQSNGTYEDSTTPLLDRGEKRDMIPLNDLGPEAYSTLDQRGERRHTLEETTDTLPRGVYGGRKGSLPLLDSYDEKLIVCITQTGPSLPYHCY, translated from the exons ATGGAGCAGTGTGAGAGCGCGGCGGCTCTGCTGGAGTCGGTCAGGGAGCAGGAGGTGCAGTTTGAACAGCTGACACGGGcgctggaggaggagaggaggagagtggGCCTCCCCGCCACCAGCCCCTCGGCCCTGGGTCACCCCCTCCCCCACAAGCAG AACGGGCGCTTAGGTGATGCAGACATAGAACGACTGAAACTGACTGACTCATATATAAACGGCACACAG TACAGGATGGTGGACCCTGCACACGGCGTTCTTGATGACAGCTACACACCAGAGGATGACTCCCATGAAGCACACTCGGTATTTTCTGATGAGGGAACCACACGACGGCAAGATAATGGG ATGAAGAAACCAATGTCACGCACAGTCATGCCATCTGACTCACTGTCCATTGATGGGGGCTTGTCTGTGCCCGGTATGGGCGGCTACAGCGCTACACTGGATCGTCCTTACAGGCAGACTGGAGTACCAGACTACCCCACTGCCACAGTGCCCAGAAACTACCACTATGGTCCTGTAGGTGGTTATGATGACTACCGGGGAGGCCCACCATCAGAGGCTTACACAAGTCTGAGCAGGGGCTCTCACATGGACGATCGCTACAG ACCAGTTGATGGCTACAGAACCCTAGATTCTGGGTACCGGGCCCCAAGCCGTCAGCAGCTTGACCCCTATGCAGCGCAGCCCCAGGTGGGCCGGGGTATGAGGGCCATGGGCTCAGCAATGGAGATGCGTTATGGTCACGGACACTACGGCCTGGAAGATGACCAGCGTAGTGTGGGATATGATGACTATGGGATGGGGCCTCCACCAATGCACCCTGGTGGATATGGTACCATGCCACGCCTGGGGCCTGGCCCCGGAGGCATGGACAGACGGAGACTCAG GAGTTGTGAGGACACTTTGGACGGAGATGTCGGCGTTGAACCATACGCATGGGGCGTTCCCATGACAATGGATAGAGGGAGCATGGCTTCACTGGACAGCACACTTAGAAAGGCTCCTCCCACTTCATGGAGACAGCCAGAGCTGCCAGAGGTGATCGCTATGTTGAGCTACCGTTTGGACCCTGTCAAAACCAACGCTGCCGCCTTCTTGCAGCATCTCACATTCAAAAATGACAAG GTCAAGTCAGATGTGCGTCGTCTGAAGGGCATCCCAGCTCTGGTGTCACTGCTAGATCATCCCAACAAAGAGGTTCACCACTCGGCCTGTGGAGCACTGAAGAACATTTCCTTTGGCCGAGACCAAGACAACAAGATTGCTATCAAAAACTGCGATGGGGTGCCAGCTTTAGTCAGGTTACTAAGGAAAACACATGACCAAGACCTTACTGACACCATTACAG GCACTTTGTGGAACCTCTCATCACATGACTCTGTAAAGATGGAAATTGTGGACCACGCTCTGCACGCATTAGCAGATGAGGTAATAGTGCCACACTCAGGGTGGGAGCGAGGTAGTAATGGTGGAGAAGAGAGCTGCAAACCACGCCATTTGGAATGGGAGACTGCCTTGACCAACACAGCAGGCTGCCTTAG GAATGTGAGTTCAGAACGCAGTGAGGCCAGGCGAAAGCTGAGAGAGTGTACTGGATTGGTGGATTCACTCATGTACATTGTCCAATCACAGATCAACCGCAAAGATGTGGATAATAAG TTGGTGGAGAACTGTGTCTGCCTCTTGAGGAATCTGTCCTATCAGGTTCACCGTGAGATCCCTGGCTGTGAACGCTACGCAGACACCACACCCCTCAACCACGGACCTGCCACTGCTAACAAAGGTGGCTGTTTTGGCTCTCGAAAGGGCAAAG ATGAATGGTTTTCCAAAG GAAAGAAGGATGGAGATGATGGGAGTGCAGATAAAGTTGATATTCCAAAGAGGACAACACCTGCCAAAG GTTATGAGCTACTGTTCCAACCAGAGGTGGTGCGTGTCTACACATCGCTGCTCAGAGAGAGCAAGAACCCGTCTGTACTGGAGGCCGCTGCTGGTGCCATCCAGAACCTGTGTGCAGGCCGGTGGATG TACGGTCGGTATATTCGGGCCACTGTGCGTCTAGAGAAGGGACTCCCAATGATGGCTGAGTTACTGGCCCACGGCAATGACCGAGTGGTTCGGGCAATGTCCGGAGCTTTGAGGAACCTCGCCATTGACAACCGCAACTGTGAACTGCTTG GTTTGCATGCAGTGCCTCACCTTGTGGCCAACCTACCTGGAGGTCAGAGTCAATCTGGGCGCACTCTGTCAGAGGAGACAGTGGTGTCTGTACTGAGCACACTTGCAGAAGTACTTGGCAACAGTCTGGAGGCAGCAAAAACCCTCCGAGCCTCACAGGGTATTGAGAGGCTAGTGCTCATCAACAAGGACGG TAAACGTTCAGACCGTGAGGTGCGGGGGGCAGGACAGGTGCTGCAGCTCGTCTGGGCCCATAAGGAGCTGCGTCGGCCTCTGGAGAAAGACGGTTGGAAGAAGACGGACTTCATGGTCAACCTCAATCCCGCCATTGGCACCACCAACGGGCCCAGCACCCAGTCCAATGGCACCTATGAGGACAGCACCACACCGCTGctggacagag GAGAGAAAAGAGACATGATTCCTTTAAATGACCTTGGCCCTG AAGCCTATTCTACACTGGACCAGAGGGGGGAGAGGAGACACACTCTGGAAGAGACCACAGACACTTTACCG CGAGGGGTATATGGGGGCAGAAAGGGCTCCCTGCCCCTGTTGGACTCCTACGATG AAAAACTGATCGTGTGCATCACCCAGACCGGGCCGTCCCTGCCCTACCACTGCTACTGA